Proteins encoded within one genomic window of Marasmius oreades isolate 03SP1 chromosome 4, whole genome shotgun sequence:
- a CDS encoding uncharacterized protein (BUSCO:EOG0926499W): protein MNSGSVSPNPWRDEESPSKPQVLRVPSLDVTATASDGATKRSQEKPHTIQYTPEQDILVEFDPLASQEETDARKAWENSEGRPLLPPPVPSKDDDEREVNDTGKTKETSQDAPGGSLPSQQGIVHPSPLSSQQSVANELTSTSAFPSLAALARSFSIPSLPRPTRPVSLDAAKSVPSPNTLSRFAEQQGDASTATGATDSENKKQKQKESGADDGGESRAEEGESSRQQFSGTTARGDDTNGDPPFDFQKFLDQMKTRSAEPVARYLNSFLGNFAKRTFTTHDQIKVIGDFLSFIAKHMRECDIWRIASDAEFDNAMEGMEKLIMNQLYQFTFTPAIAQGSSRRQITTDDLERDRVLQQRIALFGWLEEKHLDIPEGEGSKGFLMFAEQELLKINHYKAPRDKLICILNCCKVIFGLIRHLRKEEGADSFVPILIFVVLKANPENLLSNVEYINRFRNPEKLLSEAGYYLSSLMGAVAFIETMDHTSLSSITQEEFERNVEDAIQNLPPSSPYPSVNSPPRGSSLSSSSSSSSHAGEESAQPLSLPAPPPPPGQPSPAQMISEDARKLLQKTGDTISKPLNAISRIFNEALDTLESTTSNNPSGRATPTQGNSGGRFASYLPGPFAPFELGKEGKGEGGGGFPIPWNHPDEVKRHVQSVSLPVSRTASPGVPQTPANAEGLPPPPIQTPYKQRVRRVPSPSGSGSWPGSPTSPGYSVAETPSRPAKGHGATGPYTNSPLTIGPSQPYLGHGEGISRTPTPSLDLAGMQAEIDAAHEQAAVAARETLTQIFPSMDKEILELVLEANNGDVGKSIDRLLEMSAGD from the exons ATGAACAGTGGCTCAGTATCACCGAATCCGTGGCGAGACGAAGAGTCACCTAGCAAACCTCAAGTTCTTCGTGTGCCTTCTTTGGACGTTACGGCAACAGCTTCCGACGGTGCTACTAAACGATCGCAAGAGAAACCTCACACGATTCAGTACACACCCGAACAAGATATTTTGGTTGAGTTTGATCCATTAGCAAGTCAAGAAGAAACGGACGCACGGAAAGCTTGGGAGAATTCGGAAGGACGTCCGCTGCTACCGCCTCCAGTTCCATCaaaggatgacgatgaaaggGAGGTGAATGATACGGGTAAAACAAAAGAAACTTCGCAGGATGCGCCGGGAGGTTCCTTACCTTCTCAGCAGGGAATAGTCCATCCATCTCCTTTGTCGTCGCAGCAGTCTGTAGCGAACGAATTGACATCGACTAGCGCTTTCCCATCATTGGCTGCACTCGCTCGATCGTTCTCTATCCCCTCTTTACCTCGACCTACGAGACCCGTGTCTTTAGACGCTGCAAAGTCGGTTCCATCACCAAATACGTTATCGAGATTTGCCGAGCAACAAGGTGACGCGTCGACGGCCACAGGCGCAACGGACTCGGAGAACAAGAAGCAGAAACAAAAGGAAAGCGGTGCAGATGACGGAGGGGAAAGTAGAGCAGAAGAAGGGGAAAGTTCACGCCAACAATTCAGCGGTACCACTGCTCGTGGCGATGACACGAACGGAGATCCACCTTTTGATTTTCAAAAGTTCCTTGACCAGATGAAAACGCGAAGTGCGGAGCCTGTGGCTAGATACCTCAATTC GTTTTTGGGCAACTTTGCCAAAAGGACGTTCACGACGCATGATCAGATCAAGGTTATCGGCGACTTTTTGAGT TTCATTGCCAAACACATGCGCGAATGCGACATATGGCGGATCGCGTCCGACGCGGAGTTTGACAATGCCATGGAAGGCATGGAGAAGTTGATTATGAATCAGTTGTATCAGTT CACCTTCACACCCGCTATCGCACAAGGTTCTTCCAGACGACAAATCACCACCGACGATCTAGAAAGGGATCGTGTCCTTCAACAACGAATAGCGCTGTTTGGTTGGCTGGAGGAGAAACATCTAGATATTCCTGAAGGAGAGGGGAGCAAAGGTTTCTTGATGTTTGCGGAGCAAG AATTGCTCAAGATCAATCACTACAAGGCCCCACGGGACAAACTGATATGTATACTCAATTGCTGCAAGGTTATATTTG GTTTGATACGACATTTACGGAAAGAAGAAGGTGCCGATTCATTTGTGCCGATCCTGATATTCGTCGTCCTTAAAGCGAACCCTGAAAATTTGTTATCGAATGTCGA ATACATCAACCGATTCAGAAATCCTGAAAAATTGCTGAGTGAAGCAGGGTATTACTTGTCTAGTCTG ATGGGTGCCGTAGCCTTCATAGAGACAATGGATCACACGTCGCTGTCATCTATAACTCAGGAAGAGTTCGAAAG AAATGTTGAAGACGCAATACAGAATCTACCCCCCTCCTCGCCATACCCATCAGTCAACTCTCCGCCACGAGGCTCATCGCTCTCGagctcgtcctcgtcctcttcccaTGCTGGAGAAGAGTCCGCTCAACCCCTCTCACTTCCAGCACCACCGCCACCGCCAGGTCAGCCCAGTCCTGCGCAAATGATAAGTGAGGATGCACGAAAGCTCTTGCAGAAGACAGGCGACACGATAAGTAAACCTCTGAATGCCATCAGTCGAATATTCAACGAGGCACTTGACACATTGGAGTCAACCACGTCCAACAATCCCTCAGGAAGGGCAACGCCAACACAGGGTAACTCTGGTGGACGATTCGCTTCGTACCTACCAGGGCCATTCGCGCCATTTGAGCTGGGtaaggaagggaaaggagaaggagggggCGGTTTCCCGATACCTTGGAATCACCCTGATGAAGTGAAGAGACACGTCCAGAGTGTTTCTTTACCGGTGTCGAGAACTGCGTCGCCTGGAGTACCGCAGACGCCTGCGAATGCAGAAGGATTACCGCCTCCTCCCATTCAAACACCGTATAAGCAGAGAGTGAGACGGGTCCCATCACCATCAGGGTCCGGTTCGTGGCCGGGGAGTCCTACATCACCAGGGTATTCAGTAGCAGAAACACCTTCACGACCTGCTAAAGGTCACGGTGCGACTGGTCCATATACCAATTCTCCGTTAACGATAGGACCCTCGCAGCCGTATCTCGGGCATGGGGAAGGAATATCGAGAACACCGACACCTTCGTTAGATTTGGCAGGGATGCAGGCTGAGATTGACGCTGCCCATGAGCAGGCTGCTGTTGCGGCAAGAGAAACGCTGACTCAGATTTTCCCTAGTATGGACAAGGAGATTTTGGAGTTGGTCTTGGAAGCTAATAACGGGGATGTCGGGAAGAGCATTGACCGTTTACTGGAGATGAGTGCGGGCGACTAG
- the HCS1 gene encoding ATP-dependent 5'-3' DNA helicase hcs1 → MTVPMSSSHNIAELPRPKDVGILGIEVYFPRRCISEADLEEFDGVSKGKYTIGLGQEYMAWPDDREDINSFSLNAVSGLLQKYNVDPKSIGRIDVGTETIIDKSKSVKTTLMSLFAESGNFDIEGIDSKNACYGSTAALFNATNWIESSSWDGRNAIVVAADIAVYAEGAARPAGGAGAVALLIGPNAPVVFEPLHGTYMADTYDFYKPNLSSEYPEVDGPVSVVTYTGALDHAYSAYREKFARALKRSGLTNGHSPADPKGHFSLDSVDYALFHSPYGKQTAKGHARLLFNDFLSNPDAPAFVNIGNADAYCNMTQAVSLKDKNVEKDFIAAGKACFAQKVEPGMACSKRLGNMYTASLYGCLASLLSTVEPAKLKDKRISFYAFGSGCAASFFTMKVNGDTSEMREKMDLVNRLASMKVVPCEDFVHALHLREKNHNSKDYVPEGSINNIWPGAYYLESVDSKFRRKYAKAPLA, encoded by the exons ATGACCGTGCCCATGTCCTCTTCCCACAACATTGCAGAGCTCCCTCGTCCTAAGGATGTCGGTATCCTTGGAATCGAAGTCTACTTCCCTCGTCGT TGCATCTCTGAAGCAGACCTCGAGGAATTCGATGGCGTTTCAAAAGGAAAATATACCATCGGTCTTGGTCAGGAATACATGGCATGGCCTGATGACCGCGAAGACATCAACTCGTTCTCTCTGAACG CCGTTTCTGGTCTGCTTCAAAAATATAACGTTGACCCCAAATCAATTGGTCGCATCGATGTTGGAACTGAGACTATCATTGACAAGTCCAAGTCTGTCAAAACCACCCTCATGAGCTTGTTCGCAGAATCAGGCAATTTCGACATTGAGGGTATTGACTCCAAAAATGCTTGCTATGGTTCCACAGCTGCGCTTTTCAATGCCACCAACTGGATTGAGTCCAGCTCCTGGGACGGAAGGAACGCGATCGTTGTTGCAGCTGATATTGCAGTGTATGCTGAGGGTGCCGCAAGACCTGCaggtggtgctggtgctgttgCATTGCTCATAGGCCCCAATGCACCGGTTGTGTTTGAGC CGCTTCATGGAACTTACATGGCCGATACATACGACTTCTACAAACCCAATCTTTCCTCCGAATACCCTGAAGTCGACGGGCCAGTCTCAGTTGTCACCTACACTGGTGCTCTTGACCATGCTTACTCCGCCTACCGGGAGAAGTTTGCGAGGGCTCTCAAGAGGTCAGGGCTTACCAACGGACATTCACCAGCAGATCCCAAAGGCCACTTTTCCCTCGACTCTGTCGACTATGCTCTCTTCCACAGTCCATACGGCAAGCAAACTGCCAAAGGTCATGCACGACTACTTTTTAACGACTTCCTCTCCAATCCTGACGCCCCCGCCTTTGTCAACATTGGAAATGCCGATGCATATTGTAATATGACTCAGGCCGTTTCTCTCAAAGACAAGAACGTCGAGAAAGATTTCATTGCTGCTGGTAAAGCGTGCTTCGCTCAGAAGGTCGAACCTGGTATGGCCTGCTCGAAGAGACTCGGTAACATGTACACTGCAAGTTTGTACGGTTGCCTGGCCTCACTCCTGAGCACAGTCGAACCCGCGAAGCTCAAAGACAAGCGTATCAGTTTTTACGCTTTCGGTAGTGGTTGCGCTGCCAGCTTCTTCACCATGAAGGTCAATGGCGACACTTCGGAGATGAGGGAGAAGATGGATCTAGTGAACAGACTGGCATCTATGAAGGTAGTCCCTTGCGAGGACTTCGTCCATGCTCTCCAT CTTCGTGAAAAGAACCATAATTCAAAGGATTACGTCCCCGAAGGCTCGATCAATAACATCTGGCCCGGAGCTTATTACCTCGAGAGCGTTGACAGCAAGTTCAGACGAAAATACGCCAAAGCTCCGCTTGCATGA